A stretch of Gymnodinialimonas phycosphaerae DNA encodes these proteins:
- a CDS encoding exopolysaccharide biosynthesis protein — MTALPSDAIPTSQRLAQLTDDAPQETVTLGWVLEQMQERAFGLFLLVLALPCCIPFVYGLPQVVAMPLMLISVQIVFGRKSPWLPERLAGRTVSAEGLQGLSLRAGPWLRRIEAVSRPRLTALTRPPLDRFVGLALVAFSASILVPLPLTNTVPGFAVVVVAMGLLQRDGILVILGALLGTAWIAALVLTGASLISLIMGWVGL, encoded by the coding sequence ATGACGGCCCTACCCAGCGACGCGATCCCGACATCGCAGCGCCTTGCTCAACTGACCGATGATGCGCCCCAGGAGACCGTCACACTGGGGTGGGTTCTGGAGCAGATGCAGGAACGCGCGTTCGGCCTGTTTCTTCTGGTGCTGGCCCTGCCGTGCTGCATCCCCTTCGTTTACGGCTTGCCGCAGGTCGTGGCCATGCCGCTGATGCTGATCTCTGTCCAGATCGTGTTTGGCCGCAAGTCGCCCTGGCTGCCCGAGCGTCTGGCGGGTCGCACGGTCTCGGCCGAGGGGTTGCAAGGCCTCTCGTTGCGCGCGGGGCCATGGCTGCGCCGGATCGAGGCCGTCAGCCGCCCAAGGCTCACGGCGCTGACGCGTCCGCCGCTTGACCGCTTCGTAGGGCTGGCCCTGGTGGCGTTCAGCGCGTCGATCCTGGTGCCGCTGCCGCTGACCAACACGGTGCCCGGCTTCGCCGTCGTCGTCGTCGCGATGGGCCTGTTGCAACGCGATGGCATTCTGGTCATCCTTGGCGCGCTTCTGGGCACAGCCTGGATCGCGGCGCTGGTGCTGACCGGTGCCTCGCTTATCAGCCTGATCATGGGGTGGGTTGGCTTATGA
- a CDS encoding Hint domain-containing protein, protein MTNFNEPSNVADLIGLWDFLSGNETADTGLDDGIAQNGNAVDGNGVSPSFSNDQLHVGGGSNSHPTVFDVNADSSSSADDEQFNLDRGTLEVQFTQSSHSGSSEDVILSRGEKHIDEDDEGFFEIRVTKDGSVQSYHNTDDGDHKATLCTSNGFFSPGDVINVKYSFDKDTGARLTVENLTTGAIESHVTDETGLTFDLTDNDDEEFTFGAREKDDGEYDKEFQGSIDYVALYTTTNDPVTNPLPEGEVVDGENFGEVMTPGYDDANAPTDGGGQTIDGADGDDDIIMGNGGDDTIDAGAGDDLISGGSGDDEIDGSTGNDTIYGDQSSAVSGDGATREVFQWDLAPNTGAPNFSQDTGNVTVTFTEADGGASDDISTDTQNVAGIDTGTLGAVDATSSLDSETGCEGKSDTYKLDFSDPVENVSFRVNDIDGDGIVRIKAFDANGDPIEVILDGGDNLTLLDTDGVTGNDTADSNGGYLPDTSDEYSVLVTIPGPVSSIEIFHTQDGSNNSGINVTDVYFDTGGLVVDTGAPGNDDLDGGEGDDLIYGQDGDDTLTGGTGTDALFGDDGDDTFIVSSAEDGDGDTIDGGNGPDETTDNDVLDLRGAGVVTINDAADANDDGATAGTVTFEDGSVLTFEGIETILTDPTNEDPDAVDDANSGDEDTVITGNVLGNDTDPNAGDTLEVISNTDPSNGTVTVDANGDYTYTPNEDFNGVDSFTYTISDGNGGTDTATVTLAVDPVNDAPDAVNDAATTPEDTAITIDVLDNDTDVDGDTLEITGASVPSEQGTVAIVAGELLFTPAENFNGEATITYTISDGNGGTDTADIVVSVTPVNDDPDAVDDGDTTEFETAVEINLLANDSDVDNPASDLTVTSATVPASQGTLTPTGTEGVYTFTPAAGFEGTATVSYTISDGAGGTDSAVHTIEVGADPTPQDGIVDGEETGEEMVLGYDDSNLPTDQGGDIITDGDDTIEGNGGDDTINGAGGDDDIDGGTGADVIAGGEGDDTLSGGEGDDDIAVGGNDVADGGTGDDVFTVDATDPTVPNDVTIDGGSDGTDGNPDGPENGDEGDVLDLGDQTDDLTVEFGTNPEEGTVNGLDADDDDPADITFEEIEKVITGSGDDVIDGSDADEGIDVETGDGDDDVTGGDGDDTIDAGDGDDDVEAGDGDDSVTAGDGDDDVEGGAGDDTIDGGDGSDTLAGGEGDDVIDGGDGDDDIVVGAGDTADGGIGDDVFTVDPTLSGDSPITVDGGSDGTQPGDEAGPENGDDGDVLDLRGLDLVSLVYDETDPSYDPVLGVGEKGTAVYNNDNGDPVTIEFSEIEIVLNDPLPDGVVDGEETGELMNPGYDDGNLPTDNGGDIIDGPDGLDDVIEGNGGDDTINAGLGSDTVSGGTGDDEIFGGATDDGDDLSGDEGDDTLQGGGGDDTLDGGVGDDVIEGGTGDDDIIGGDGADSVDGGDGNDTIDTSGDNDLLDAGWPGYGPIPAVAPDGDPDDDKDTVNGGEGDDFITTGDDADVIDAGTGDDTVDAGIDDDSVLGGGGDDLLIGSEGNDTLSGGGGNDTIFGGLETPAPDGVDLADDGFGAPFGPDPDPLNNADSIEGGAGDDLIYGQDDADTITGGTGDDTIDGGVDDDSILGGQGDDVIEGGHGQDFIQGNIGDDEISGGRGSDTLEGNAGDDTIIGGAGDSIIGGGDADSIFIDQDEVDENGDNDTAIFVEGNTFGDDNDTLDLTDFVAHRNLVETPDGDGDSTSGSVEVQNDEGEWVEVTFGEIENLLLPPQAPDGVVDGEEFDEVMDPLYDDSNGPTDGGGDIIDGPDGDDDSIRGNGGDDTINAGEGDDTVDGGDDNDSVLGGNGDDIVMGGDGDDTVRGEEGDDTVSGGDGNDSVTGGAGDDVLDGGEGDDSLTGGSGDDTIDGGLGNDTITGSTGADSITDLDGDNEINSDNPGSFNPDLGVPIGTTGTGFIVTPGDDPDDNKDTITTGDGDDTINAGDDADLIDAGDGDNVIDGGTDADTITTGDGNDSIVGGEGDDLINSGDGDDTIDGGVGDPLANLIDDPNDGFFADPILNNGDDTINAGAGDDVVNGEDDNDLIDGGTGDDTLDGGIDDDTVLGGEGDDVIIGGQGGDSLDGGTGDDTFNVGTFTDPNGTGDYQEGVGDTIVGGEDADDLDEDVLDLTGSGSLKVVFDDAIDPTGTPGESGTVIFYTDDTQTEESGRLTFKEIENVIPCFTPGTMIATPRGEVPVETLREGDKVITRDNGIQEIRWTGNRTLNRTELAKGDNLKPILIKAGSLGRNLPERDMLVSPQHRVLITGETPQLYFEESEVLVAAKHLIGKQGVSVMDTMRTTYIHFMFDRHEVVLSDGAWTESFQPGDQSLGSMGEATREEIFALFPELATQGGLTDYAAARRSLKAHEAKLLRL, encoded by the coding sequence ATGACCAATTTCAATGAGCCGAGCAACGTGGCCGATCTGATCGGCCTGTGGGACTTCCTGTCCGGCAATGAAACCGCCGACACGGGGCTGGATGATGGCATCGCGCAAAACGGCAACGCGGTCGACGGCAACGGCGTCTCGCCCTCCTTCTCCAATGATCAGTTGCATGTCGGCGGGGGCAGCAACTCTCATCCTACGGTTTTCGATGTCAACGCCGACAGCAGCAGCTCGGCCGATGACGAGCAGTTCAACCTGGACCGCGGCACCCTTGAGGTGCAGTTCACGCAGTCGTCCCACTCTGGCTCGTCCGAGGACGTGATCCTGTCGCGCGGCGAAAAGCACATCGACGAAGACGATGAGGGCTTTTTCGAGATTCGTGTCACGAAGGACGGTAGCGTGCAGTCCTACCACAACACCGATGACGGCGATCACAAGGCGACGCTGTGCACCTCGAACGGGTTCTTCTCGCCCGGTGATGTCATCAACGTGAAATACTCGTTCGACAAAGACACGGGCGCGCGCCTGACTGTCGAGAACCTCACGACCGGTGCGATCGAGTCCCACGTGACCGACGAGACCGGCCTGACCTTCGACCTGACCGACAACGACGACGAGGAATTCACCTTCGGCGCGCGCGAAAAGGACGACGGCGAGTACGACAAGGAATTCCAGGGCTCCATCGATTACGTGGCCCTCTACACCACCACCAACGATCCCGTGACGAACCCGCTTCCCGAAGGCGAGGTTGTCGATGGTGAGAACTTCGGCGAGGTGATGACCCCGGGCTACGATGATGCCAACGCCCCCACCGATGGCGGCGGGCAGACCATCGACGGTGCCGATGGCGACGATGACATCATCATGGGCAATGGCGGCGATGACACCATCGACGCGGGCGCAGGCGATGATCTTATCTCTGGCGGGTCCGGCGACGACGAGATCGACGGCTCAACGGGCAACGATACCATCTATGGCGATCAAAGCAGCGCGGTCTCCGGCGACGGTGCAACGCGGGAAGTGTTCCAATGGGATCTTGCCCCCAACACCGGTGCGCCGAACTTCAGCCAGGATACCGGCAACGTCACGGTGACCTTCACCGAGGCCGACGGCGGCGCATCCGACGACATCTCGACCGACACGCAGAACGTGGCTGGCATCGACACCGGCACCCTTGGTGCGGTGGACGCGACCTCATCGCTTGACAGCGAAACCGGTTGTGAGGGGAAATCCGACACCTATAAGCTCGACTTCTCCGACCCGGTCGAGAACGTCTCGTTCCGCGTCAATGACATCGACGGCGACGGCATCGTTCGCATCAAGGCGTTCGATGCGAACGGCGATCCCATCGAGGTGATCCTTGACGGTGGCGATAACCTGACGCTGCTCGACACCGATGGTGTCACGGGCAATGACACGGCTGACAGCAATGGCGGCTACCTGCCCGACACGTCTGACGAGTACTCCGTTCTGGTCACGATCCCGGGCCCTGTGTCCTCGATCGAAATCTTCCACACGCAGGACGGTTCCAACAACTCCGGCATCAACGTCACCGACGTCTACTTCGACACGGGCGGCTTGGTTGTCGACACGGGCGCGCCCGGCAATGACGATCTCGACGGCGGTGAGGGCGACGACCTGATCTACGGCCAGGACGGCGATGACACGCTGACCGGCGGCACCGGCACGGACGCGCTGTTCGGCGACGATGGCGATGACACGTTCATCGTGAGCTCTGCCGAGGACGGCGACGGCGACACCATCGATGGCGGCAATGGCCCCGACGAGACCACCGACAACGACGTGCTCGACCTGCGGGGTGCGGGTGTGGTGACGATCAACGATGCGGCAGACGCCAATGACGACGGCGCCACCGCCGGTACCGTCACTTTCGAGGACGGCTCGGTCCTGACCTTTGAAGGCATCGAGACGATCCTGACGGATCCCACCAACGAAGATCCCGATGCGGTGGATGACGCCAACTCTGGCGACGAGGATACCGTCATCACCGGCAACGTGTTGGGCAACGACACCGATCCCAACGCCGGTGACACGCTTGAAGTGATCTCCAACACCGACCCCAGTAACGGCACGGTCACGGTCGATGCCAATGGCGACTACACCTATACGCCGAATGAGGACTTCAACGGCGTAGACAGCTTCACCTACACCATTTCCGACGGCAATGGCGGCACGGATACGGCCACGGTCACCCTCGCGGTGGATCCGGTCAACGATGCGCCCGATGCGGTAAACGACGCCGCCACCACGCCCGAGGATACCGCGATCACCATCGATGTGCTCGACAACGACACCGATGTGGACGGCGACACGCTTGAGATCACCGGCGCCTCCGTGCCAAGCGAACAGGGCACCGTGGCCATCGTGGCTGGGGAATTGCTGTTCACGCCCGCCGAGAACTTCAACGGCGAGGCGACGATCACCTACACCATCTCGGACGGGAATGGCGGCACGGACACTGCGGATATCGTTGTATCGGTCACCCCGGTCAACGATGACCCCGATGCGGTGGACGATGGCGATACGACCGAGTTCGAGACAGCGGTCGAGATCAACCTGCTTGCCAATGACAGCGACGTGGATAACCCGGCGTCCGACCTGACGGTCACTTCGGCGACGGTTCCCGCCTCGCAGGGGACGCTGACCCCGACTGGCACCGAGGGTGTCTACACCTTTACGCCCGCCGCGGGTTTCGAGGGCACGGCGACCGTGTCCTACACCATCTCGGATGGGGCAGGCGGCACGGACTCGGCGGTTCACACCATCGAGGTCGGCGCAGACCCGACACCGCAGGACGGCATCGTCGACGGCGAGGAGACGGGCGAGGAAATGGTCCTCGGCTATGACGACAGCAACCTGCCCACCGATCAGGGCGGCGACATCATCACCGATGGCGACGACACGATCGAGGGCAACGGCGGCGACGACACCATCAATGGTGCGGGCGGCGACGATGACATCGACGGCGGCACCGGCGCGGACGTGATTGCAGGCGGCGAAGGCGATGACACGCTGAGTGGCGGCGAAGGCGATGACGACATCGCGGTCGGCGGCAACGATGTGGCCGATGGCGGCACCGGTGACGACGTGTTCACCGTGGACGCAACCGACCCGACCGTACCCAACGATGTCACCATCGATGGCGGTTCCGACGGCACCGACGGCAACCCCGATGGTCCCGAGAATGGCGATGAGGGCGACGTGCTGGACCTTGGCGACCAGACCGACGACCTGACCGTTGAATTCGGCACCAACCCTGAAGAGGGCACCGTCAACGGCCTCGACGCCGATGACGATGATCCCGCTGACATCACCTTCGAGGAAATCGAGAAGGTCATCACCGGTTCCGGCGATGACGTGATCGACGGATCGGATGCGGATGAAGGCATCGACGTGGAAACCGGGGACGGCGACGATGACGTAACGGGTGGTGACGGCGACGACACCATCGACGCGGGCGACGGCGACGACGATGTGGAAGCGGGTGACGGTGACGACTCTGTCACGGCTGGCGACGGCGACGACGACGTGGAAGGTGGCGCGGGCGACGACACCATCGACGGCGGCGACGGCTCGGACACCCTGGCGGGTGGCGAAGGCGACGACGTGATCGACGGCGGCGACGGCGACGATGACATTGTGGTCGGCGCAGGCGATACCGCAGACGGCGGCATCGGCGACGACGTGTTCACTGTTGATCCGACCCTGTCGGGTGACAGCCCGATCACCGTGGACGGCGGCTCGGACGGCACCCAGCCCGGTGACGAAGCGGGCCCCGAGAATGGCGATGACGGTGACGTCCTTGACCTGCGTGGCCTGGACCTTGTGTCGCTGGTCTATGACGAGACCGATCCCTCCTACGATCCCGTGCTGGGCGTGGGCGAGAAAGGCACGGCCGTTTACAACAACGACAACGGCGATCCCGTGACGATCGAGTTCTCGGAGATCGAGATCGTTCTGAACGATCCGCTGCCCGATGGCGTCGTCGACGGCGAAGAGACCGGCGAATTGATGAATCCCGGCTATGACGACGGCAACCTACCGACGGACAATGGCGGCGACATCATCGACGGGCCCGATGGCCTGGATGATGTCATCGAGGGCAATGGCGGCGATGATACTATCAACGCAGGCTTGGGGTCGGACACCGTGTCCGGCGGCACCGGAGATGACGAAATCTTCGGCGGCGCAACCGACGATGGTGACGATCTGAGCGGTGACGAAGGCGACGACACGCTGCAAGGCGGCGGCGGCGACGACACCCTTGACGGTGGCGTGGGCGACGACGTGATCGAAGGCGGCACCGGGGATGACGACATCATCGGTGGCGACGGCGCGGACTCGGTTGACGGCGGTGACGGCAACGACACCATCGACACCTCCGGCGATAACGACCTGCTGGATGCGGGTTGGCCCGGTTACGGCCCGATCCCCGCAGTGGCGCCTGACGGCGACCCCGATGATGACAAGGACACGGTCAACGGCGGTGAGGGCGATGACTTCATCACCACCGGCGACGATGCCGACGTCATTGACGCGGGCACCGGCGATGACACCGTGGACGCGGGCATTGACGATGACAGCGTCCTTGGTGGCGGGGGCGACGACCTTCTCATCGGTTCCGAGGGCAATGACACGCTTTCGGGTGGTGGCGGAAATGACACCATCTTCGGCGGGCTGGAAACGCCTGCTCCCGATGGGGTCGACCTTGCCGACGACGGCTTCGGCGCACCGTTCGGGCCCGATCCTGATCCGCTCAACAATGCCGACAGCATTGAAGGCGGTGCTGGCGACGACCTGATCTATGGCCAGGATGACGCCGATACCATCACCGGTGGCACCGGCGACGACACCATCGACGGCGGTGTGGATGACGACAGCATCCTCGGCGGCCAGGGTGACGATGTCATCGAAGGCGGCCACGGCCAGGACTTCATCCAGGGCAACATCGGCGACGATGAGATCTCGGGTGGTCGGGGTTCCGATACGCTGGAAGGCAACGCAGGCGATGACACGATCATCGGCGGCGCGGGCGACAGCATCATCGGCGGTGGCGATGCGGACAGCATCTTCATCGATCAGGACGAAGTGGACGAGAACGGCGACAACGACACCGCCATCTTCGTGGAAGGCAACACCTTCGGCGATGACAACGATACGCTTGATCTGACGGACTTCGTGGCGCACCGGAACCTGGTGGAAACGCCCGATGGCGACGGCGACAGCACCTCGGGCTCTGTCGAAGTGCAAAACGATGAGGGCGAGTGGGTCGAAGTCACCTTCGGTGAGATCGAAAACCTGCTGCTTCCCCCGCAGGCCCCTGATGGTGTGGTCGATGGCGAAGAGTTCGACGAGGTCATGGACCCGCTCTATGACGACAGCAACGGCCCGACCGATGGCGGCGGCGACATCATCGATGGTCCCGACGGCGACGACGACAGCATCCGTGGCAACGGCGGCGACGACACCATCAACGCGGGTGAAGGCGACGACACCGTGGATGGCGGCGACGACAACGATAGCGTCCTTGGCGGTAACGGCGATGACATCGTCATGGGCGGTGACGGCGACGACACCGTGCGCGGTGAAGAGGGCGACGACACGGTTTCTGGCGGCGATGGCAACGATAGCGTCACCGGCGGGGCGGGCGACGACGTCCTTGACGGCGGCGAAGGTGACGACAGCCTGACCGGCGGGTCCGGCGATGACACGATCGACGGTGGCCTCGGCAATGACACCATCACCGGGTCCACCGGTGCGGACAGCATCACCGATCTGGACGGCGACAACGAGATCAACTCGGACAATCCGGGCTCGTTCAACCCTGACCTCGGCGTGCCGATCGGCACCACGGGAACGGGCTTCATCGTCACCCCCGGCGACGACCCGGATGACAACAAGGACACCATCACCACCGGTGACGGCGATGACACGATCAATGCGGGCGATGATGCCGACCTGATCGATGCGGGCGACGGTGACAATGTCATCGACGGCGGCACCGATGCGGACACCATCACCACCGGTGACGGCAACGACAGCATCGTCGGCGGCGAGGGCGATGACCTGATCAACTCCGGCGATGGCGATGACACCATCGACGGCGGCGTGGGTGATCCGCTGGCCAACCTTATCGATGATCCGAATGACGGCTTCTTTGCTGATCCGATCCTCAACAATGGCGATGACACGATCAACGCCGGCGCAGGGGACGACGTGGTCAACGGCGAGGACGACAACGACCTGATCGACGGCGGCACCGGCGACGATACGCTGGATGGCGGCATCGACGACGACACCGTTCTGGGTGGCGAAGGCGATGATGTGATCATCGGTGGCCAGGGGGGAGACAGCCTTGACGGTGGCACCGGCGACGACACCTTCAATGTCGGCACCTTTACCGATCCCAACGGGACCGGCGACTACCAGGAAGGCGTGGGCGACACGATTGTCGGCGGCGAAGACGCCGATGATCTGGACGAAGATGTCCTTGACCTGACGGGATCGGGCTCATTGAAGGTTGTCTTCGACGATGCCATCGACCCCACCGGCACGCCCGGCGAATCCGGCACGGTGATCTTCTACACGGACGACACCCAGACCGAAGAATCCGGTCGCCTGACGTTCAAGGAAATCGAAAACGTCATCCCCTGCTTCACGCCGGGGACGATGATCGCCACACCACGTGGTGAAGTCCCGGTGGAAACCCTGCGCGAAGGCGACAAGGTCATCACCCGCGACAATGGCATCCAGGAGATCCGTTGGACCGGAAACCGGACACTGAACCGCACGGAACTGGCCAAAGGGGATAACCTGAAGCCGATCCTGATCAAGGCTGGATCGCTGGGGCGCAACCTGCCCGAGCGTGACATGCTGGTCAGCCCGCAACACCGCGTGCTGATCACCGGCGAGACTCCGCAACTCTACTTCGAAGAGAGCGAAGTTCTGGTCGCAGCCAAGCACCTGATCGGCAAGCAGGGCGTGAGCGTCATGGATACGATGCGCACCACCTACATCCACTTCATGTTCGACCGCCACGAAGTGGTGCTGTCGGACGGCGCCTGGACGGAAAGCTTCCAGCCCGGCGACCAGTCCCTGGGATCGATGGGCGAGGCGACACGCGAAGAGATCTTCGCGCTGTTCCCCGAGCTTGCCACCCAGGGCGGCCTGACAGACTACGCGGCCGCGCGCCGCTCGCTTAAGGCCCACGAGGCGAAACTTCTTCGCCTCTGA
- a CDS encoding GcvT family protein has translation MKSHTRVCIIGGGVVGCSVAYHLTKLGWSDVTLLERSELTSGSTWHAAGGFHTLNGDTNMAALQGYTIRLYRELEELTGMSCGLHHVGGVTLADTPERLDMLKAERAKHRFMGLETEIIGPDDIAKLAPITNTDGILGGLYDPLDGHLDPSGTTYAYAKAARMGGTEIHLHTKVLQTNARVDGSWEIVTDKGTIIAEHLVNAAGLWAREVAAMAGCYLPLHPMEHQYLVTEDTPEIYERDTEHPHVMDPAGESYLRQEGRGLCIGFYEKTCRPWAVDGTPWDFGHELLPDDFDKIEDSIAFAFRRFPVLERAGVKSVIHGPFTFAPDGNPLVGPVPGLRNYWSACGVMAGFSQGGGVGLSLAQWMIEGEAERDVMAMDVARFGRILTPAYTLPKVVENYQTRFSVVYPNEELPAARPFRTTPMYDVFDQMGAVWGQQYGLEVPNYFAEPGEPRYETPSFRRSNAWDATAREVRAVREAVGINEVQNFGKYDVQGPGARAWLDRIMAGRIPNPGRLSLTPMLSPKGKIIGDFTVTCLSKTHFQLTGSYGAQDYHMRWFMANPPDDAGGDVTLDNVSDRRTGFQIAGPRAREVLQAVVREDVSDMKFMDARQLGIGYATAFVQRVSYTGDLGYEIYVDAMEQRALWDVLWKAGEPLGMRPFGMRAMMSLRLDKFFGSWMREFSPDYTPAETGLDRFIAWKKNVDFIGCAAVEAERTNAPKRTLAAFIVDADDADVVAYEPIWIDGQVQGFCTSGGYSHTAQKSVALGFVPRDHAVDGLEVEIEILGHMRPARLVTEPLFDFEHARMRG, from the coding sequence ATGAAATCCCACACCCGTGTCTGTATCATCGGCGGCGGCGTCGTCGGCTGTTCCGTCGCCTATCACCTGACGAAACTGGGCTGGTCCGATGTCACGCTGCTGGAACGCTCCGAGTTGACGTCGGGGTCCACCTGGCACGCGGCGGGCGGGTTTCACACCCTCAACGGCGACACCAATATGGCCGCCCTCCAAGGCTACACGATCCGCCTCTACCGCGAATTGGAAGAGCTGACCGGCATGTCCTGTGGCCTGCACCACGTGGGTGGCGTGACATTGGCGGACACGCCAGAGCGGCTCGATATGCTGAAAGCCGAGCGCGCCAAGCACCGTTTCATGGGGCTGGAGACCGAGATTATCGGCCCTGATGACATCGCCAAGCTGGCCCCAATCACCAATACCGACGGCATCCTCGGGGGCCTCTACGACCCCCTCGACGGCCACCTTGACCCTTCTGGAACGACCTATGCATATGCCAAGGCCGCGCGCATGGGCGGGACGGAAATTCACCTGCATACCAAGGTGTTGCAGACCAACGCTCGTGTGGATGGATCGTGGGAGATCGTCACCGACAAGGGCACGATCATCGCCGAGCATCTGGTGAACGCCGCGGGCCTCTGGGCACGCGAAGTGGCGGCGATGGCCGGCTGCTACCTGCCCCTGCATCCGATGGAGCATCAGTACCTCGTCACCGAGGACACGCCCGAGATCTACGAGCGCGACACAGAGCACCCCCATGTGATGGACCCGGCGGGCGAATCCTATCTGCGGCAAGAAGGGCGCGGGCTGTGCATCGGCTTCTACGAGAAGACCTGCCGCCCCTGGGCCGTGGACGGCACCCCGTGGGACTTCGGCCACGAATTGCTGCCCGATGACTTCGACAAGATCGAGGACTCCATCGCTTTCGCTTTCCGCCGCTTCCCGGTGCTGGAACGCGCAGGCGTCAAATCCGTCATCCACGGCCCCTTTACCTTCGCGCCCGATGGCAACCCCCTGGTGGGTCCCGTGCCGGGCCTGCGCAACTACTGGTCGGCCTGCGGCGTGATGGCGGGCTTCAGCCAGGGCGGCGGCGTCGGCCTGTCGCTGGCCCAGTGGATGATCGAGGGCGAAGCCGAGCGGGACGTGATGGCCATGGACGTGGCGCGCTTCGGGCGGATCCTCACGCCAGCCTATACGTTGCCAAAGGTGGTGGAGAATTATCAGACACGGTTTTCCGTGGTCTACCCCAATGAAGAGCTTCCCGCCGCCCGCCCCTTCCGCACGACGCCGATGTATGACGTCTTCGATCAGATGGGCGCGGTCTGGGGCCAGCAATACGGGCTGGAGGTGCCGAATTACTTCGCCGAACCCGGCGAGCCCCGCTACGAGACACCGTCGTTCCGCCGCTCGAACGCTTGGGACGCCACCGCCCGCGAAGTCCGCGCGGTGCGCGAGGCGGTGGGCATCAACGAAGTGCAGAACTTCGGCAAATACGACGTGCAAGGCCCCGGCGCGCGGGCGTGGTTGGACCGGATCATGGCAGGCCGCATCCCCAACCCGGGCCGTCTGTCGCTGACACCCATGCTGTCGCCCAAAGGCAAGATCATCGGCGACTTTACGGTCACGTGCCTGTCAAAGACGCACTTCCAACTGACCGGATCCTACGGCGCGCAGGACTACCATATGCGCTGGTTCATGGCCAATCCGCCCGACGACGCGGGTGGGGACGTGACCCTCGATAACGTCTCGGATCGCCGCACCGGCTTCCAGATCGCCGGCCCCCGCGCGCGGGAGGTGTTGCAGGCCGTCGTCCGCGAGGACGTGAGCGACATGAAGTTCATGGACGCGCGCCAACTTGGCATCGGATATGCCACCGCCTTCGTGCAGCGGGTCAGCTACACCGGCGATCTGGGCTATGAGATCTATGTCGACGCGATGGAACAACGGGCGCTGTGGGATGTGCTGTGGAAGGCCGGAGAGCCGCTGGGAATGCGGCCCTTCGGGATGCGGGCGATGATGTCGCTCAGGCTGGATAAATTCTTCGGGTCGTGGATGCGAGAGTTCTCGCCAGACTATACGCCCGCCGAGACGGGGCTTGATCGTTTCATCGCCTGGAAGAAGAACGTGGACTTCATCGGGTGCGCCGCCGTGGAAGCAGAACGAACCAATGCGCCCAAACGCACCCTCGCCGCGTTCATCGTGGACGCGGATGACGCCGATGTCGTGGCCTACGAGCCGATCTGGATCGACGGCCAAGTGCAGGGCTTCTGCACCTCTGGTGGCTATTCGCACACCGCCCAGAAATCCGTGGCCCTCGGGTTTGTTCCCAGGGATCACGCAGTTGACGGGCTGGAGGTCGAGATCGAGATCCTGGGCCACATGCGCCCGGCCCGCCTGGTCACGGAACCGCTGTTCGACTTTGAGCACGCGCGGATGCGCGGATGA
- a CDS encoding nucleotidyltransferase family protein: MRGLIVLLAAGTSSRMRGADKLLESVDDQPLLRLMAKRCVKAGPTRIVLGPDQPNRRAALDGIDVEIVEAEGTDGMAASLRAGVSGLKNQSVMIALADMPEITASDLHLLFSLHDQGLSPIIQAAGEDGTPGQPVVFAPKYLKHLGKLQGDEGARSILKAHARDVALIPLKGDRATTDLDTPEDWATWRAHS, from the coding sequence ATGAGGGGCCTGATCGTCCTGCTCGCCGCAGGCACATCAAGCCGTATGCGCGGCGCAGACAAGTTGCTGGAGTCGGTGGACGATCAGCCGCTTCTCCGGCTCATGGCCAAGCGCTGCGTGAAAGCTGGACCGACGCGGATCGTCCTTGGTCCGGACCAACCCAACCGACGCGCGGCGCTGGACGGCATCGACGTTGAGATCGTCGAAGCCGAGGGCACCGACGGTATGGCCGCCTCCCTTCGGGCGGGCGTCAGCGGATTGAAGAACCAAAGCGTCATGATCGCCTTGGCCGATATGCCCGAAATCACGGCAAGTGATTTGCATCTGCTTTTCAGCCTGCACGACCAGGGCCTCTCGCCGATCATCCAGGCGGCGGGCGAAGACGGCACTCCGGGACAACCCGTTGTTTTCGCGCCGAAATACCTCAAGCACCTTGGCAAGCTGCAAGGCGACGAAGGGGCGCGGTCGATCCTGAAGGCCCATGCCCGTGATGTTGCGCTGATCCCGTTGAAGGGTGATCGCGCCACCACGGACCTTGATACGCCCGAGGATTGGGCGACATGGCGGGCACACAGTTAG